In Agrobacterium sp. RAC06, a single window of DNA contains:
- a CDS encoding Lrp/AsnC family transcriptional regulator, whose protein sequence is MAELDAIDRAILKALQENGRMTNAELAETVGLSPSACSRRHDMLEKSGVISGYHARLSHKAIDYKMMVIVHISLSGQFAKTLTEFEAAVKRCPNVLVCYLMSGEYDYILRVAAKDLEDYERIHRDWLSALPHVVKINSSFALREVIERPNVGL, encoded by the coding sequence ATGGCGGAACTGGATGCCATTGATCGTGCCATTCTGAAGGCGCTTCAGGAGAATGGACGGATGACCAATGCCGAGCTCGCCGAAACGGTGGGCTTATCGCCCTCCGCCTGCTCGCGACGCCATGACATGCTCGAAAAATCGGGCGTGATCAGCGGCTATCATGCGCGCCTGTCGCACAAGGCGATCGACTACAAGATGATGGTGATCGTGCACATCTCGCTGTCCGGCCAGTTCGCCAAGACGCTGACCGAATTCGAGGCCGCCGTGAAGCGCTGTCCGAACGTGCTTGTGTGCTATCTGATGTCGGGAGAATACGATTACATTCTGCGTGTGGCCGCCAAGGATCTCGAGGATTACGAGCGCATCCATCGCGACTGGCTCTCGGCGCTGCCGCATGTGGTGAAGATCAATTCGAGCTTTGCGCTGCGCGAAGTGATCGAACGTCCAAATGTGGGTCTTTGA